Proteins from one Acidiferrobacteraceae bacterium genomic window:
- the dut gene encoding dUTP diphosphatase: protein MQKIQLKILDERIGKEFPLPKPATEGSAGVDLRACIDEHMHVDPGETHLIPTGIAIHIEDPGLAAILLPRSGLGHKHGIVLGNLVGLIDSDYQGQVFVSVWNRGDRQFVIEPGDRIAQMVVVPVVQADFEVVNDFAESRRGAGGFGHSGHK from the coding sequence ATGCAAAAGATACAACTAAAGATACTGGACGAACGTATCGGTAAGGAATTTCCCTTGCCGAAGCCGGCGACGGAAGGCTCGGCGGGCGTGGATTTGCGAGCCTGCATCGACGAACACATGCATGTCGATCCGGGGGAAACCCACCTCATCCCCACCGGCATCGCCATCCATATTGAAGACCCGGGCCTCGCGGCCATCCTGCTGCCACGCTCGGGACTGGGGCACAAGCACGGCATCGTTCTTGGAAATCTGGTCGGTCTGATCGATTCCGACTACCAGGGGCAGGTCTTCGTTTCAGTCTGGAATCGTGGCGACCGGCAGTTTGTGATTGAACCCGGGGATCGGATCGCGCAAATGGTGGTCGTACCCGTAGTGCAGGCGGACTTCGAAGTGGTCAACGATTTCGCGGAGAGCCGGCGCGGTGCCGGCGGCTTCGGTCACTCAGGACACAAATAG